A window of the Natronomonas salina genome harbors these coding sequences:
- a CDS encoding PGF-CTERM sorting domain-containing protein: MGRREIDAVVLATLVTLSAVAGVAALSAVASPVAADQHTVDTATDYTDEANFTVAFPFTTNHYPGDRNAENGSIQYSAVGEQAMREVDAEEGAFISHIVISADWIDYSACSTDNTAAFGIDRGDDDPGTEYDEDLVSRMKEPTFRDDGLTVEFYNWDDIGGDPPYAAADDAIVAEQGARSSGGACLTLTDDPGWYQVQGFINGTEADNGPDQQPSEDANHAGILAMSNYLYVCECDSEAEAREQLGAPPNEEPTGGETPTPTATESGEDPTPTATEGGDTGADPTPTATQSGGSGATTTPTATQGGDGPTPTPGGTAGGQGDDSTTPTPGDGPGFGALAALLALLAGSLLVHRRG, encoded by the coding sequence ATGGGACGAAGGGAGATCGACGCGGTGGTGCTGGCGACGCTCGTCACCCTGAGCGCCGTCGCCGGCGTCGCCGCTCTCAGCGCGGTCGCATCGCCCGTCGCCGCCGACCAGCACACGGTCGACACGGCGACGGACTACACGGACGAGGCGAACTTCACGGTGGCCTTCCCGTTCACGACCAACCACTATCCAGGCGACCGGAACGCCGAGAACGGCAGCATCCAGTACTCGGCCGTCGGCGAGCAGGCGATGCGCGAGGTGGACGCCGAGGAGGGTGCCTTCATCAGCCACATCGTCATCTCGGCCGACTGGATCGACTACTCGGCCTGCAGCACCGACAACACCGCGGCGTTCGGTATCGACCGCGGCGACGACGACCCGGGCACGGAGTACGACGAGGACCTCGTCAGCCGGATGAAGGAACCGACCTTCCGCGACGACGGGCTCACCGTCGAGTTCTACAACTGGGACGACATCGGCGGCGATCCGCCCTACGCGGCGGCGGACGACGCCATCGTCGCCGAGCAGGGCGCCCGGTCGTCGGGCGGCGCCTGCCTGACGCTCACCGACGACCCAGGCTGGTACCAGGTCCAGGGGTTCATCAACGGCACCGAGGCCGACAACGGTCCCGACCAGCAGCCCTCCGAGGACGCCAACCACGCCGGCATCCTGGCGATGTCGAACTACCTGTACGTCTGCGAGTGCGACAGCGAGGCCGAAGCCCGCGAACAGCTCGGCGCCCCGCCGAACGAGGAGCCGACCGGCGGGGAGACGCCGACGCCCACCGCGACGGAGTCGGGCGAGGACCCCACTCCGACGGCGACCGAGGGCGGCGACACCGGTGCCGACCCGACCCCGACGGCCACCCAGAGCGGCGGCAGCGGGGCGACGACGACACCCACGGCCACCCAGGGTGGTGACGGCCCCACCCCCACGCCTGGCGGTACAGCCGGCGGCCAGGGCGACGACAGTACGACGCCCACGCCAGGTGACGGCCCCGGCTTCGGCGCGCTCGCGGCGCTGCTCGCCCTGCTCGCGGGTTCGCTCCTCGTCCATCGACGCGGTTGA
- a CDS encoding ABC transporter substrate-binding protein: MADVPENEQQEENEGRLDRRSVLKYGGTGALGAGLAGCQSRENPLPGSNIRPPESEDGGVGGNVKDAEGPLEGETFKIGVLAPMELPLGESMWQAAQMAAEEMNEAGGLLGASVKVELGDTEVSPGKAQSEHRRLTSQAGCDMTVGVFLGSALLQTMTSIANQQKLHVTTAAADPRVGKLVSKSAAYQQGADPQEEYEKYKYHFRAGPIHLLDLADAMLEFIEDKKDEYGWERAALLTEDIGEFTPYADRLQERLSDVIDVPISQRPGGVSDWSPLYSDIEEADCDVALIGMALGGTTAVNQWAQQQRDFEFGGIHVFAQSFEYWESTDGNVEHVFTMNAMTPQTENTDTTQEFVQNFVDTWESVPIYTAPITYDAISTIEEVFAAMHEEEGLDGTPEPDAVIPYLEDMTFTDSTILEEVQFTPADAEYAHEPQWTSIAETGVPVFQQWQMDEEIREDYGTMHSFYPPENKTAEKTEPEWL; this comes from the coding sequence ATGGCCGACGTGCCAGAGAACGAACAGCAAGAGGAAAACGAGGGGCGGCTCGACCGGCGTTCGGTCCTCAAGTACGGGGGGACCGGCGCCCTCGGCGCCGGGCTCGCCGGCTGCCAGAGCCGCGAGAACCCCCTTCCGGGGAGCAATATCAGGCCCCCCGAGAGCGAGGATGGCGGCGTTGGCGGTAACGTCAAGGACGCAGAGGGACCCCTGGAGGGCGAGACCTTCAAGATCGGCGTGCTCGCGCCGATGGAGCTCCCTCTCGGAGAATCGATGTGGCAGGCAGCACAGATGGCCGCCGAAGAGATGAACGAGGCCGGCGGGCTGCTCGGCGCCTCGGTCAAGGTCGAACTCGGCGACACCGAGGTGTCACCGGGGAAGGCCCAGTCCGAACACCGGCGGCTCACAAGTCAGGCGGGTTGCGACATGACCGTCGGTGTCTTCCTCGGTTCGGCGTTGCTCCAGACGATGACGTCGATCGCCAACCAGCAGAAGCTCCACGTGACCACGGCGGCGGCCGACCCCCGCGTCGGGAAGCTGGTCTCGAAGTCCGCAGCCTATCAGCAGGGTGCCGACCCCCAAGAAGAGTACGAGAAGTACAAGTACCACTTCCGCGCCGGCCCGATCCACCTGCTCGACCTCGCCGACGCGATGCTTGAGTTCATCGAGGACAAGAAGGACGAGTACGGCTGGGAGCGAGCCGCGCTCCTGACGGAGGACATCGGCGAGTTCACGCCGTACGCCGACCGGCTCCAGGAGCGGCTCAGCGACGTCATCGACGTCCCCATCTCCCAGCGGCCGGGCGGCGTCAGCGATTGGTCGCCGCTCTACAGCGATATCGAGGAGGCAGACTGCGACGTCGCGCTCATCGGGATGGCCCTCGGCGGCACCACCGCCGTCAACCAGTGGGCCCAGCAGCAGCGCGACTTCGAGTTCGGCGGCATCCACGTGTTCGCCCAGTCTTTCGAGTACTGGGAGTCGACCGACGGCAACGTCGAGCACGTCTTCACCATGAACGCGATGACGCCGCAGACGGAGAACACGGACACCACCCAGGAGTTCGTCCAGAACTTCGTCGACACGTGGGAGAGCGTCCCCATCTACACGGCGCCGATCACCTACGACGCGATCAGCACGATCGAGGAGGTCTTCGCGGCCATGCACGAGGAGGAGGGTCTCGACGGCACCCCGGAACCCGACGCCGTCATCCCGTACCTCGAGGACATGACCTTCACCGACTCGACCATCCTCGAGGAGGTCCAGTTCACGCCGGCCGACGCCGAGTACGCCCACGAGCCGCAGTGGACCTCCATCGCCGAGACCGGCGTCCCGGTGTTCCAGCAGTGGCAGATGGACGAGGAGATCCGCGAAGACTACGGGACGATGCACTCGTTCTACCCGCCGGAGAACAAGACGGCTGAGAAGACCGAACCGGAGTGGTTGTAA
- a CDS encoding branched-chain amino acid ABC transporter permease, which yields MAGITGAILTATFISALYAIIAIGFTLIFGVGGVLNFAHGAFITVGAFTAMIVSSSSGLDLPIAVGLLAGTLMGAVIGAGTYLGVIRYVRKRPVTVLILTFVIGFFIMYALRILANDIMNVNALQIPVSPVINEGRFGIGASTLNNLFIFVSSWVLIGALMWFVNYTRTGRAIIAVSQSDKGASLVGINAEKINVITWTLAGAFAGFAGVLLAGRLGGGSWLMAIDPPAPLVLSFAIVILGGLGSIKGSVVGAYIIGFFETFTVSFVPNGSQLAGISSLALLLVFLIVKPEGLFGREAAE from the coding sequence ATGGCAGGCATCACAGGCGCGATACTGACAGCGACGTTCATCAGTGCACTGTACGCGATCATCGCGATCGGCTTCACGCTGATCTTCGGCGTCGGGGGCGTCCTCAACTTCGCCCACGGCGCCTTCATCACCGTGGGGGCGTTCACGGCGATGATCGTCTCGAGTAGCTCGGGGCTCGACCTCCCGATAGCCGTCGGCCTCCTGGCCGGCACCCTCATGGGCGCGGTCATCGGCGCCGGGACCTACCTCGGCGTCATCCGCTACGTCCGCAAGCGACCGGTGACGGTCCTGATACTCACGTTCGTCATCGGGTTCTTCATCATGTACGCGCTGCGGATCCTGGCGAACGACATCATGAACGTCAACGCCCTCCAGATCCCCGTCTCGCCGGTGATCAACGAGGGTCGCTTCGGCATCGGCGCGAGTACGCTCAACAACCTCTTCATCTTCGTCTCGTCGTGGGTCCTCATCGGGGCGCTGATGTGGTTCGTCAACTATACGCGGACCGGCCGCGCCATCATCGCGGTCAGCCAGAGCGACAAGGGCGCCTCGCTGGTCGGCATCAACGCCGAGAAGATCAACGTCATCACGTGGACGCTGGCGGGCGCCTTCGCCGGCTTCGCCGGCGTCCTGCTGGCCGGCCGCCTCGGCGGCGGCAGCTGGCTGATGGCCATCGACCCGCCGGCGCCGCTCGTCCTGTCGTTCGCCATTGTCATCCTCGGCGGACTCGGCTCCATCAAGGGCAGCGTCGTCGGAGCCTACATCATCGGCTTCTTCGAGACGTTCACGGTCAGCTTCGTCCCGAACGGCTCCCAGCTCGCGGGCATCTCGTCGCTGGCGCTACTACTGGTGTTCCTGATCGTGAAACCCGAAGGACTGTTCGGTAGGGAGGCTGCAGAATAA
- a CDS encoding CPBP family intramembrane glutamic endopeptidase encodes MSRSRSLLRAPTGRLRTPWRLLVAGLLFLLVNLSVAVVLVTAGLALDPGDADGPRLAGVLVALAGSGLAVAAAVLVAGRYLDHRRVADLGLSLDAVWWRDLAVGAALGVVLVGGAYAAGLAVGVYEATLDPRGPAGYSLPAWLALVSATMVAVGVYEELLLRGYLLTNLAEGLTAFVDRRVAVVAALALSSVAFGLLHGRNPSATTLAVVTITLAGVLLGLGYVYTDRLGLPVGLHVTWNLTHVLLGVPVSGLELGVRLLETSTSGRELVHGGAFGPEGGVLGLAATLLGCVAVVAYGRATGRGLQDAVAVPSLRDRSGERENVPENGDREPGE; translated from the coding sequence ATGTCCCGCTCCCGGTCGCTGCTCCGCGCGCCGACCGGCCGGCTGCGGACGCCGTGGCGTCTGCTCGTCGCCGGCCTCCTGTTCCTCCTCGTGAACCTTTCGGTCGCCGTCGTCCTCGTGACCGCCGGCCTCGCGCTCGACCCCGGGGACGCCGACGGCCCGCGACTGGCCGGCGTCCTCGTCGCGCTGGCGGGCAGTGGGCTCGCGGTCGCCGCCGCGGTTCTCGTCGCCGGCCGGTACCTCGACCACCGGCGGGTCGCCGACCTCGGGCTGTCGCTCGACGCGGTCTGGTGGCGCGACCTCGCGGTCGGCGCCGCCCTCGGCGTCGTCCTCGTCGGAGGGGCCTACGCCGCCGGTCTCGCGGTGGGCGTCTACGAGGCGACGCTCGACCCCCGCGGCCCCGCCGGCTACTCGCTGCCCGCCTGGCTGGCGCTGGTGAGCGCGACGATGGTCGCGGTCGGCGTCTACGAGGAACTGCTCCTCCGGGGGTACCTGCTGACGAACCTGGCCGAGGGCCTGACCGCCTTCGTCGACCGGCGGGTCGCGGTCGTCGCGGCGCTGGCGCTCTCCAGCGTCGCGTTCGGCCTGCTGCACGGCCGCAACCCCAGCGCGACGACCCTCGCCGTCGTCACCATCACCCTCGCCGGTGTCCTGCTCGGCCTGGGCTACGTCTACACCGACCGGCTGGGCCTCCCCGTCGGCCTCCACGTCACCTGGAACCTGACGCACGTCCTGCTCGGCGTCCCGGTGAGCGGCCTGGAACTCGGCGTCCGGCTCCTCGAGACCTCGACGTCGGGTCGCGAACTCGTCCACGGCGGCGCGTTCGGTCCGGAGGGCGGCGTGCTCGGGCTGGCCGCGACGCTGCTGGGCTGCGTCGCCGTCGTCGCCTACGGTCGCGCGACCGGTCGCGGCCTCCAGGACGCGGTCGCGGTGCCGTCGCTCCGGGATCGGAGCGGAGAACGAGAGAACGTGCCAGAGAACGGGGACCGAGAGCCGGGGGAGTGA
- a CDS encoding ABC transporter ATP-binding protein, whose protein sequence is MSTEPERAAVDDRTYGPDDGILVAKDLRKEFGGLVAVDDLSFAVQEQEILGFIGPNGAGKSTTFNCVTGTYPPTDGTVYFKGRDVTGIPAHEMVKEGMARTFQEFAPLEDRTVVKNVELALAPDELFTLSGMGGETERLAEEICRRVGLGEVLDQTPSELPHAGMLKLELGRAIATQPDLMLVDEPFAGLSGKEVEELSEVMRSLRDHGMTLIVVDHNMRGLLNLIDRAFVIQFGSKIAEGSPDEIKNDPQVQEAYLGGDEI, encoded by the coding sequence ATGAGCACCGAACCGGAACGCGCCGCGGTCGACGACCGGACGTACGGTCCCGACGACGGGATCCTCGTCGCAAAGGACCTCCGCAAGGAGTTCGGCGGTCTCGTCGCCGTCGACGACCTCTCCTTCGCGGTGCAGGAACAGGAGATCCTCGGCTTCATCGGCCCGAACGGCGCCGGGAAGTCGACGACGTTCAACTGCGTGACCGGCACCTACCCGCCGACCGACGGCACGGTCTACTTCAAGGGCCGCGACGTCACCGGCATCCCCGCCCACGAGATGGTCAAGGAGGGGATGGCCCGGACGTTCCAGGAGTTCGCCCCGCTGGAGGACCGGACGGTCGTCAAGAACGTCGAGCTCGCGCTGGCCCCCGACGAGTTGTTCACGCTGTCGGGGATGGGCGGCGAGACCGAGCGGCTGGCCGAGGAGATCTGCCGCCGCGTCGGCCTCGGCGAGGTCCTCGACCAGACGCCCTCGGAGCTACCCCACGCCGGCATGCTGAAGCTGGAGCTGGGCCGCGCCATCGCGACCCAGCCCGACCTGATGCTCGTCGACGAGCCGTTCGCCGGCCTCTCCGGCAAGGAGGTCGAGGAGCTCTCCGAGGTGATGCGCTCGCTGCGCGACCACGGCATGACGCTCATCGTCGTCGACCACAACATGCGCGGCCTGCTGAACCTCATCGACCGGGCGTTCGTCATCCAGTTCGGCTCGAAGATCGCCGAGGGGAGCCCCGACGAGATCAAGAACGATCCCCAGGTCCAGGAGGCGTACCTCGGAGGTGACGAGATATGA
- a CDS encoding ABC transporter ATP-binding protein: protein MSAPTDDEADRFEFQSTSDTTQQRPTVLEAEDLRVSYGKVTALRGLDLEVRQGEIVSLIGPNGAGKTTFANTASGFLDYQGSVRYRDQEVATVGQTELVEQGMIHCTEERDLFGYLDVEDNLELGGYLQDDAVIEERKEFVYDLFPRLDERREQNARSMSGGEQQMLAIGRALMGDPDLLILDEPTLGLAPVILQDIAEALDPIVEQGVTVLLTEQNVTFALKHADRIYLLENGEVAKEGTPEELKGDDYIRESYLGG, encoded by the coding sequence ATGAGCGCGCCGACGGACGACGAGGCCGACCGCTTCGAGTTCCAGTCGACGTCCGACACGACACAACAGCGGCCGACCGTCCTCGAGGCCGAGGACCTCCGGGTCTCCTACGGGAAGGTCACCGCGCTGCGCGGCCTCGACCTCGAGGTGCGGCAGGGCGAGATCGTCTCGCTCATTGGCCCCAACGGCGCCGGCAAGACCACGTTCGCGAACACCGCCTCGGGTTTCCTCGACTACCAGGGGAGCGTCCGCTACCGCGACCAGGAGGTCGCCACGGTCGGCCAGACCGAACTCGTCGAGCAGGGGATGATCCACTGCACCGAGGAGCGCGACCTCTTCGGCTACCTGGACGTCGAGGACAACCTCGAACTCGGCGGCTACCTGCAGGACGACGCCGTCATCGAGGAGCGCAAGGAGTTCGTCTACGACCTCTTCCCGCGGCTCGACGAGCGCCGCGAGCAGAACGCCCGCTCGATGTCCGGCGGCGAACAGCAGATGCTCGCCATCGGCCGCGCGCTGATGGGCGACCCCGACCTCCTCATCCTCGACGAGCCGACGCTGGGGCTGGCACCGGTCATCCTCCAGGACATCGCCGAGGCGCTCGACCCCATCGTCGAGCAGGGCGTCACGGTGCTGCTCACCGAGCAGAACGTGACCTTCGCGCTCAAGCACGCCGACCGCATCTACCTGCTCGAGAACGGCGAGGTCGCCAAGGAGGGCACCCCCGAGGAGCTCAAGGGCGACGACTACATCCGGGAGTCCTACCTCGGCGGGTAA
- a CDS encoding alpha-1 4-glucan-protein synthase, whose protein sequence is MTDTCVIVPTVREPECVRAYVENARAHGFDTDRLEFVLVTETFCDVREMEAMLEDLDVDGEVFDGPRREEWFAERGLSEYEHLIPEASHAETSFGLLYLWAGDYEYGVLIDDDTLPHEEYDFFGRHLANLNYEGELEAVSSDERWVNVLYQNADEHGLYPRGYPYGAMDETVETEPVAVDDVVASQGLWTNVPDLDAVRILMDGDLQGQAQTRTSAADFENDFVAARGNYLTVCSMNLAFRREVIPAFYQLPMDDNEWAVGRFDDIWSGVFLKRACDVLGKRIYNGAPLCEHNKAARSTFSDLNNEVAGLELNEHLWEVIDDVGGDADDYAGVFEAMAETLAAGDFSAYENGAFLNLVGETMLEWLDCLDALGTAEATPTEVTAD, encoded by the coding sequence ATGACCGACACCTGCGTTATCGTCCCGACGGTCCGGGAACCCGAGTGCGTCCGCGCGTACGTCGAGAACGCGCGGGCCCACGGGTTCGACACCGACCGCCTGGAGTTCGTCCTCGTCACCGAGACGTTCTGCGACGTCCGGGAGATGGAAGCGATGCTCGAGGACCTCGACGTCGACGGCGAGGTGTTCGACGGTCCGCGCCGCGAGGAGTGGTTCGCCGAGCGCGGCCTCTCCGAGTACGAGCACCTGATCCCCGAGGCCAGCCACGCCGAGACCAGCTTCGGGCTGCTGTACCTGTGGGCCGGCGACTACGAGTACGGCGTCCTCATCGACGACGACACCCTCCCCCACGAGGAGTACGACTTCTTCGGCCGCCACCTCGCGAACCTCAACTACGAGGGGGAACTGGAGGCCGTCTCCTCCGACGAGCGGTGGGTGAACGTCCTCTACCAGAACGCCGACGAGCACGGCCTCTACCCGCGCGGCTACCCCTACGGCGCGATGGACGAGACCGTCGAGACCGAGCCCGTCGCCGTCGACGACGTCGTCGCCTCCCAGGGCCTCTGGACGAACGTCCCCGACCTCGACGCCGTCCGCATCCTGATGGACGGCGACCTGCAGGGGCAGGCCCAGACCCGCACCTCGGCGGCCGACTTCGAGAACGACTTCGTCGCCGCCCGCGGCAACTACCTCACCGTCTGCTCGATGAACCTCGCCTTCCGCCGGGAGGTGATCCCGGCGTTCTACCAGCTCCCGATGGACGACAACGAGTGGGCGGTCGGCCGCTTCGACGACATCTGGTCGGGCGTCTTCCTCAAGCGCGCCTGCGACGTCCTCGGCAAGCGCATCTACAACGGCGCGCCGCTCTGCGAGCACAACAAGGCCGCCCGCTCGACGTTCTCGGACCTGAACAACGAGGTCGCGGGGCTCGAACTCAACGAGCACCTCTGGGAGGTAATCGACGACGTCGGCGGCGACGCCGACGACTACGCCGGCGTCTTCGAGGCGATGGCCGAGACGCTCGCCGCCGGCGACTTCTCGGCGTACGAGAACGGCGCCTTCCTCAACCTGGTCGGCGAGACGATGCTGGAGTGGCTGGACTGTCTCGACGCCCTGGGGACCGCCGAGGCGACCCCGACGGAGGTGACGGCGGATTGA
- a CDS encoding PGF-CTERM sorting domain-containing protein, whose amino-acid sequence MPRIRELSVTVVATALVLSLAATTTLLGVGVAGAAHPDDAPDLSEYADFQVNFPNPSDHYPGDQNPEGGSIEYFASGADAFRQQDAEEGVYIDRIVVHAEYEGEDWIDYSACSTDNTESFGIDRGNDNDGTEYDEGLVQRQKQVDFRDDGIDIQFYKWGDLGGDPPYMAPEDAIVASQGEGSAGGPCLTLTNEPGWYRIAAYLQGTVADNGPDQQPSDSAGEVSLELNSNNYLYVCECDSEEEAREQLGAPPNERSGGQETPEPTETDPGGDETPEPTQTDTGGDETPAPTQSGGGDATPEPTQENTGGDETAEPTQNNNGGDGGQTSQGGDDTTGGNGGDDTDRTPTPGDGPGFGALAALLALLASALIALRRD is encoded by the coding sequence ATGCCCCGCATTCGAGAGTTGAGTGTTACCGTCGTGGCGACGGCCCTCGTGCTGTCGCTCGCGGCGACGACCACCCTCCTCGGCGTCGGCGTCGCCGGCGCCGCACACCCCGACGACGCACCGGACCTCTCCGAGTACGCCGACTTCCAGGTGAACTTCCCGAACCCCTCCGACCACTACCCCGGCGACCAGAACCCCGAGGGCGGCAGCATCGAGTACTTCGCCTCCGGCGCCGACGCCTTCCGCCAGCAGGACGCCGAGGAGGGCGTCTACATCGACCGGATCGTCGTCCACGCCGAGTACGAGGGCGAAGACTGGATCGACTACTCGGCCTGCAGCACCGACAACACCGAGTCCTTCGGCATCGACCGCGGCAACGACAACGACGGGACGGAGTACGACGAGGGCCTCGTCCAGCGGCAGAAGCAGGTCGACTTCCGGGACGACGGCATCGACATCCAGTTCTACAAGTGGGGGGACCTCGGCGGTGACCCGCCGTACATGGCTCCCGAGGACGCCATCGTCGCCTCCCAGGGCGAGGGGTCGGCCGGCGGGCCGTGCCTGACGCTGACGAACGAACCCGGCTGGTACCGCATCGCCGCCTACCTGCAGGGGACCGTCGCCGACAACGGCCCCGACCAGCAACCCTCCGACAGCGCGGGGGAGGTCAGCCTCGAGCTGAACTCCAACAACTACCTCTACGTCTGCGAGTGCGACAGCGAGGAGGAGGCCCGCGAACAGCTCGGCGCCCCGCCGAACGAACGGTCGGGCGGTCAGGAGACCCCGGAGCCGACCGAGACAGACCCCGGCGGCGACGAAACGCCCGAACCTACCCAGACCGATACCGGCGGCGACGAAACGCCGGCGCCGACCCAGAGTGGCGGCGGCGACGCGACGCCCGAACCCACCCAGGAGAACACCGGCGGCGACGAAACGGCGGAACCCACTCAGAACAACAACGGCGGCGACGGCGGCCAGACCAGCCAGGGCGGTGACGACACCACCGGCGGCAACGGCGGCGACGACACCGACCGGACGCCGACGCCCGGCGACGGTCCCGGCTTCGGCGCGCTCGCGGCGCTGCTCGCCCTGCTCGCCTCGGCACTGATCGCGCTTCGTCGCGACTGA
- a CDS encoding branched-chain amino acid ABC transporter permease has product MATQNPLDGDVQKRRKQAVKERLKFGNLPLRHRLGAYGFVMLGLLPVILQPSELLNFTYVLFLMMFAISWDVVSGYTGQLSFGHAFFFALGGYGTAVITTQHNMPIFVGIAGATLLAAIGGVLIGVPALRLDGPYLSLVTLIAPLLLFQMFVLFSEGLPLLAPQGLGGTGGLTVQPPQLVSIGDGAFITVETTMMESLGRYYAAFIALLIVFGVCYAVTRSSAGSVFTAIREDEDAVRSAGLNPAKFKIFAFVLAGAVGGFAAAVWMHVGPFGYPNTENLFGPGKIDLSIEVIVMAILGGMGTIVGAVVGALLFAATTALVGWLDFTIPVLGLEFSALSPLPEFLLAMLTLVFMPEGVVPRNIKDGRKLLARYRGEAPPEPADADGRSASESVVSKYRDEIEEIIGGDNR; this is encoded by the coding sequence ATGGCTACGCAAAACCCACTCGACGGCGACGTGCAGAAGCGACGCAAGCAGGCCGTCAAGGAGCGGCTCAAGTTCGGCAACCTGCCGCTGCGCCACCGGCTCGGCGCCTACGGGTTCGTCATGCTGGGGCTGCTGCCGGTGATCCTGCAGCCCTCGGAGCTGCTCAACTTCACGTACGTCCTGTTCCTGATGATGTTCGCCATCAGCTGGGACGTCGTCTCCGGCTACACCGGCCAGCTGAGCTTCGGGCACGCGTTCTTCTTCGCGCTCGGCGGCTACGGCACGGCCGTCATCACGACCCAGCACAACATGCCCATCTTCGTGGGCATCGCGGGCGCGACGCTCCTGGCCGCCATCGGCGGCGTCCTCATCGGCGTCCCCGCGCTCCGGCTCGACGGGCCGTACCTCTCGCTGGTGACGCTCATTGCACCGCTGCTGCTCTTCCAGATGTTCGTCCTCTTCAGCGAGGGGCTGCCGTTGCTCGCCCCGCAGGGGCTCGGCGGCACCGGCGGCCTGACCGTGCAGCCGCCGCAGCTTGTCAGCATCGGCGACGGCGCGTTCATCACCGTCGAGACGACGATGATGGAGTCGCTGGGGCGGTACTACGCGGCCTTCATCGCGCTGCTCATCGTCTTCGGGGTCTGCTACGCCGTGACCCGCTCCTCCGCGGGGAGCGTCTTCACCGCCATCCGCGAGGACGAGGACGCGGTCCGCTCGGCCGGCCTCAACCCCGCGAAGTTCAAGATCTTCGCGTTCGTGCTGGCGGGCGCCGTCGGCGGCTTCGCCGCCGCCGTCTGGATGCACGTCGGCCCGTTCGGCTACCCCAACACCGAGAACCTCTTCGGCCCGGGGAAGATCGACCTCAGCATCGAGGTCATCGTGATGGCCATCCTCGGCGGCATGGGGACCATCGTCGGCGCGGTCGTCGGCGCGCTGCTGTTCGCGGCCACGACCGCGCTCGTCGGCTGGCTTGACTTCACCATCCCCGTGCTGGGACTGGAGTTCTCCGCCCTCTCGCCGCTGCCGGAGTTCCTGCTCGCCATGCTGACGCTCGTGTTCATGCCGGAGGGCGTCGTCCCCCGGAACATCAAGGACGGCCGGAAGCTGCTGGCCCGCTACCGCGGCGAGGCGCCGCCGGAGCCGGCCGACGCCGACGGCCGGTCGGCCTCCGAAAGCGTCGTCTCGAAGTACCGCGACGAGATCGAGGAGATCATCGGAGGTGACAACAGATGA
- a CDS encoding PGF-CTERM sorting domain-containing protein: MTDETMTKTSLRSVALIVVGVAVVGAFAAVVIGPAAADHTDYENGDYTVVLPHNSDHLPGNQNEENASMQNFAQSGDAMREAGAPNGFETLEYLETGSPEIDYSGCSSANTAVFGVDRGNNNSGTKTDTDLLKHMKESRFKEHKIEVEFYSEDDLGGNPTYLNPEDAIVSVQGAGSSGGPCFTMPTEPGWYQTNGLVRGTTEDGETVEVTSESHYFPICEGCHNEETAREKLGPKPSADGGTTDDGGDESTPTPTSTAQDDTGGDGDGDATATPTSDSTDDTTGDTTDTTDDTTDDTTDTTDDTTDDGGEQTSGDQNTDGQNGGAEQNDTGGNGSAGQSDATPTPGGGPGFGPIVAILAVLGAALLSMRRR; this comes from the coding sequence ATGACAGACGAGACAATGACGAAGACGTCACTGCGGTCGGTCGCGCTGATCGTCGTCGGCGTGGCCGTCGTCGGAGCGTTCGCGGCAGTCGTGATCGGTCCGGCCGCCGCAGACCACACCGACTACGAGAACGGAGATTACACGGTCGTACTCCCGCACAACTCGGACCACCTTCCGGGCAACCAGAACGAGGAGAACGCGAGCATGCAGAACTTCGCGCAGTCTGGCGACGCGATGCGGGAGGCGGGAGCGCCCAACGGCTTCGAGACGCTCGAGTACCTCGAGACTGGCTCCCCGGAGATCGACTACTCCGGTTGTAGCAGCGCCAACACCGCCGTCTTCGGCGTCGACCGCGGCAACAACAACTCCGGGACCAAGACGGACACCGACCTCCTGAAGCACATGAAGGAGTCACGGTTCAAGGAGCACAAGATCGAGGTCGAGTTCTACAGCGAGGACGACCTCGGCGGGAACCCGACCTACCTCAACCCTGAGGACGCCATCGTCTCCGTGCAGGGTGCGGGCTCCTCGGGCGGCCCCTGCTTCACGATGCCCACCGAACCCGGCTGGTACCAGACCAATGGGCTGGTCCGCGGCACCACGGAGGACGGCGAGACCGTAGAGGTCACCTCGGAGTCCCACTACTTCCCGATCTGCGAGGGCTGCCACAACGAGGAGACGGCCCGAGAGAAGCTCGGTCCGAAGCCGAGTGCGGACGGCGGTACCACGGACGACGGCGGTGACGAGTCGACGCCGACGCCGACCTCGACCGCCCAGGACGACACCGGCGGCGATGGCGACGGCGACGCCACTGCGACGCCGACGTCCGATTCCACCGACGACACGACGGGCGACACCACAGACACGACGGACGATACCACCGACGACACCACAGACACGACGGACGACACCACCGACGACGGCGGCGAGCAGACCAGCGGCGACCAGAATACCGACGGGCAGAACGGCGGCGCCGAACAGAACGATACCGGCGGGAACGGCTCGGCGGGCCAGAGCGACGCCACGCCGACGCCCGGCGGCGGTCCCGGCTTCGGGCCGATCGTCGCGATACTCGCGGTGCTCGGCGCGGCGCTGCTCTCGATGCGGCGTCGGTGA